The Alteripontixanthobacter sp. genome has a window encoding:
- the edd gene encoding phosphogluconate dehydratase: MSNLNDTIHRVTQRVIENSRSPRAAYLDMIAREVDNQPDRRAISCSNLAHAYAGAEEDQAALKSHAGANIGIVTAYNDMLSAHQPYGRYPERLKIYAREIGATAQVAGGTPAMCDGVTQGQAGMELSLFSRDAIAMSTAVALSHAMYDGALMLGICDKIVPGLLMGALRFGHLPAIFVPSGPMPSGLPNKEKQRVRQLYAEGKASRADLLESESASYHSPGTCTFYGTANSNQMMMEMMGLHLPGAAFIQPGTKLRQALDREAVHRVAAIGSTGNAYRPLGKCVDEKAIVNAAIGLLATGGSTNHAIHIPAMARAAGVRIDWTDLAELSSAVPLLTRVYPNGSGDVNHFHDAGGMGFVIGELLDAGLAHRDLLTVGGDDMGDYAREPALEGDALTWRDVGANGDETMLRSASDPFQADGGMRLVEGNLGRATFKTSAVEPSRYTIEAPCRVFETQIAVTEAFKTGELDRDVVVVVRHQGPRANGMPELHSLTPPLGVLQDRGYRVALVTDGRMSGASGKVPAAIHCTPEALGGGPLSLLQDGDVVRLCAKDGTLSTTADLAARSPAPAPAPEDGMGRELFAMMRAQADGAEQGASAMLAAAGL, encoded by the coding sequence ATGAGTAACCTCAACGATACCATCCACCGCGTGACCCAGCGCGTGATCGAGAACTCGCGCAGCCCCCGCGCCGCCTATCTCGACATGATCGCGCGCGAGGTCGACAACCAGCCTGATCGCCGTGCCATTTCCTGCTCCAACCTGGCTCACGCCTATGCCGGTGCGGAAGAAGACCAGGCCGCGCTGAAATCCCATGCCGGGGCGAATATCGGTATCGTCACCGCCTATAACGACATGCTCAGCGCGCATCAGCCTTATGGCCGCTATCCCGAGCGGCTGAAAATCTACGCTCGCGAAATCGGCGCGACGGCGCAGGTTGCGGGCGGCACGCCGGCAATGTGCGACGGGGTGACGCAGGGGCAGGCGGGGATGGAACTCAGCCTGTTCAGCCGCGATGCCATCGCGATGAGCACGGCGGTCGCGCTGAGCCATGCGATGTATGATGGCGCGCTGATGCTGGGGATTTGCGACAAGATCGTGCCCGGCCTGCTGATGGGGGCGCTGCGTTTCGGGCACTTGCCCGCAATATTTGTACCCAGCGGCCCGATGCCCAGCGGCCTGCCCAACAAGGAAAAGCAGCGCGTGCGCCAGCTTTATGCCGAGGGCAAGGCGAGCCGGGCGGACTTGCTGGAAAGCGAAAGCGCCTCATACCATTCGCCGGGCACCTGCACATTCTACGGCACCGCCAATTCCAACCAGATGATGATGGAAATGATGGGTCTGCACCTTCCCGGCGCGGCGTTCATCCAGCCGGGCACGAAATTGCGCCAGGCGCTGGACCGGGAGGCGGTGCACCGGGTTGCCGCCATCGGATCAACCGGAAATGCTTATCGCCCGCTCGGCAAATGCGTGGACGAAAAGGCGATCGTCAACGCCGCCATCGGCCTGCTGGCAACCGGCGGATCGACCAACCATGCGATCCACATCCCGGCAATGGCGCGCGCCGCCGGAGTGCGGATCGACTGGACCGACCTGGCAGAGCTGAGCAGCGCGGTACCGCTGCTTACCCGTGTTTACCCCAACGGATCGGGCGACGTGAACCATTTCCACGATGCCGGCGGGATGGGTTTCGTGATCGGCGAATTGCTCGATGCAGGGCTTGCGCACCGCGATCTGCTCACCGTGGGTGGGGACGATATGGGCGACTATGCGCGCGAGCCTGCGCTGGAAGGCGACGCGCTGACCTGGCGCGATGTGGGCGCCAATGGCGACGAAACCATGCTGCGCAGCGCCTCCGATCCGTTCCAGGCGGATGGCGGGATGCGGCTGGTCGAAGGCAATCTGGGCCGCGCCACGTTCAAGACCAGCGCGGTCGAACCCTCGCGCTATACCATCGAGGCACCTTGCCGCGTGTTCGAAACGCAGATCGCAGTGACCGAGGCGTTCAAGACTGGCGAGCTGGACCGCGACGTGGTGGTGGTGGTGCGCCACCAGGGGCCGCGCGCCAATGGCATGCCCGAACTCCACAGCCTGACCCCGCCGCTGGGCGTGCTGCAGGATCGCGGTTACCGCGTGGCGCTGGTCACCGATGGCCGGATGAGCGGGGCGAGCGGCAAGGTTCCAGCCGCGATCCATTGCACGCCAGAGGCACTGGGCGGCGGTCCGCTCTCGCTGTTGCAGGATGGCGACGTGGTGCGGCTCTGCGCCAAGGATGGCACGCTATCCACCACCGCCGATCTTGCCGCGCGCAGCCCCGCGCCGGCTCCTGCGCCGGAAGACGGGATGGGGCGCGAACTGTTCGCCATGATGCGTGCGCAGGCCGATGGCGCGGAACAGGGCGCATCGGCAATGCTGGCCGCAGCGGGGCTTTGA
- the zwf gene encoding glucose-6-phosphate dehydrogenase codes for MSFTANRLLLFGATGDLSQRMLLPSLCALAADGLIAPDLKIVGTARTEMDDAGFRDFARQAVEKYLPAERRGSMAEFMARLSYQPLDATTLEGFDDLAAKVGGPDGGEDDRLAIFLSTAPSLFEPTIEGLRHSGLAGEKVRIGLEKPLGTDLASSCEINDAVAAAFPEDRIYRIDHYLGKETVQNLLALRFANLMFEPLWNAAHIDHVQITVAETVGLESRAGYYDGSGALRDMVQNHMLQLLALVAMEPPTSYGATAVRDEKVKVLRALRPLEEGESVTGQYRAGAIGGQAVPGYDEELGEHSTTETFVALKAHVDNWRWKGVPFYLRTGKRLPQRVTEIIVQFRCVPHSIFADASGPSAPRLQPNRLVIEIQPKENIQLSLMAKMPGLDREGIRMRQVPLDIAMPDAFTGTHRRIAYERLLLDLVEGDQTLFVRRDEVEAQWEWIDAIRAGWAKQGLEPKNYTAGSWGPSAAIALAERDGASWHE; via the coding sequence ATGAGTTTTACCGCCAATCGCCTGTTGCTGTTCGGCGCCACGGGCGATCTGTCCCAGCGGATGCTGCTGCCCTCGCTTTGCGCATTGGCGGCAGATGGGCTGATTGCGCCCGATCTGAAGATAGTCGGCACCGCGCGCACAGAGATGGACGACGCGGGTTTCCGTGATTTCGCCCGGCAGGCGGTGGAAAAATACCTGCCCGCCGAACGGCGCGGCAGCATGGCGGAATTCATGGCGCGGCTAAGTTACCAGCCGCTCGATGCGACCACTCTGGAAGGGTTCGACGATTTGGCCGCCAAGGTCGGCGGCCCGGATGGCGGGGAGGATGACCGGCTGGCGATCTTCCTGTCCACCGCCCCCAGCCTGTTCGAACCGACCATCGAGGGGCTGCGCCATTCCGGGCTTGCGGGCGAGAAAGTGCGCATCGGCCTGGAAAAACCGCTCGGCACCGATCTCGCCAGCAGCTGCGAGATTAACGACGCGGTCGCGGCGGCCTTTCCCGAAGACCGGATTTACCGGATCGACCATTATCTGGGCAAGGAGACGGTGCAGAACCTGCTCGCCCTGCGATTTGCCAATCTGATGTTCGAACCGCTGTGGAATGCGGCCCATATCGACCATGTGCAGATCACCGTTGCCGAAACGGTCGGGCTGGAATCGCGCGCCGGCTATTACGATGGCTCGGGCGCGCTGCGCGACATGGTGCAGAATCACATGCTGCAATTGCTGGCGCTGGTCGCGATGGAACCGCCGACCAGCTATGGCGCGACCGCCGTGCGCGACGAGAAGGTCAAGGTGCTGCGCGCCTTGCGGCCGCTGGAAGAGGGCGAAAGCGTGACCGGCCAATACCGCGCCGGCGCCATCGGCGGACAGGCAGTGCCGGGTTATGACGAGGAACTGGGCGAACATTCGACCACCGAAACCTTCGTCGCGCTGAAGGCGCATGTCGATAATTGGCGCTGGAAAGGCGTGCCGTTCTACTTGCGCACCGGCAAGCGGCTGCCCCAGCGCGTGACCGAGATCATCGTGCAGTTCCGCTGCGTGCCGCATTCGATCTTTGCAGATGCGTCCGGGCCATCTGCGCCGCGGTTGCAGCCCAACAGGCTGGTGATCGAAATCCAGCCCAAGGAAAACATCCAGCTTTCGCTGATGGCCAAGATGCCGGGGCTCGACCGCGAGGGTATTCGCATGCGCCAGGTTCCGCTGGATATCGCCATGCCCGATGCCTTCACCGGCACCCATCGCCGGATCGCCTATGAAAGGCTGCTGCTCGATCTGGTAGAAGGCGACCAGACCCTGTTCGTGCGCCGTGACGAGGTGGAAGCCCAGTGGGAATGGATCGACGCCATCCGCGCCGGTTGGGCCAAGCAAGGCCTCGAACCGAAGAATTATACTGCCGGCAGCTGGGGTCCGAGTGCCGCGATAGCCCTTGCCGAACGCGACGGAGCAAGCTGGCATGAGTAA